The DNA sequence ACTGCTGGCTCAACGCCTCGAAAATCGCCCGGCCTCCCGGCCCGCCTTCGGCCAGCCGCTGCCGGAAGTTCCACAGCGTGCGCGCGTCCGGAATGTTCAGCGCGCCGTCCAGCCGGCAGAACCGCTGGAAGCTCAGCCTGTCGAGCACCTGGTGCTCGCACTGCTCGTCCGACAGGTTGTACAGCCCCTGCAGGAACACCATGCGCACCAGCGCCTCGGTCGGGTACGGCGGGCGACCGCCCTTGCTGCGGTCAGCACGAGGGCAAGCCTTGTCCACCGCTGCGGCCATCGCCGCGAAGTCGATCAACTCGTCCATCGCCGCCAGCGTCTGCACGTAGCCCTCCAGCTTGGCCTTGCGCTGCTGCACCACGAACAGGTCGTCCGCGGCCTCCTCAGGAAAGAAGCTCGATGGCTTGGTGCGGGGTGTGATCATGGGGCGGCATCTTGCCGCAGCGCGCGGCTCAGGTGGAGGTCAGGGTCGGTTTCTAGAAGTGCCCCAAGGGGCACTTCTAGAAACCGGCCCTGCAGCCCTGAACCTGGTCTGAGCCTGCACAAATCCAGCTCAGACGAGCAGTGGATGACGGCTGCCAGCCGCTGTCCCCGCCGTCGCGGTACCCCGCGACGGGGTTTTTCCCCTCACGCGGGCTGTGCGGACGCACCTGCGCTCTTGACCAGCCACACCAGCCTGCGCGCGTTGTAGGCCGCGCACTGCAGCGTGATCGCCAGCGCATTGCGCGCCAGCGTCATCGCCCGCACGCACTTGCCGCCCTGCTGGCTCAGCGCCGCAAAGACGTGCTCGACCCGTGCCCGCGTGCGGTTGATCGTCTTGTTGCGCTGCTTGAGCCGAACCTTGGCCGTCTGCCCTGGCTTGGCGCGACGTGCGATGCCGTCGGCCAGTCCGTGCTGCTGCAGCGTCTGACGGTTGGCCGCGCTGTCGTAGCCCCGGTCGGCCAGCAGCCGCTTGCGCGTGTTCGCCACCTGCAGCACGTCGGGCAGTTGCTGTCCGTCGTCCGCGTTGGCCGCCGTGATCTTCATCTGGCGGATCAGCTTGTAGCGTGCGTCCACGTTGCCGTGCAGCTTGTAGCCGTAGTACGACTTGCCGTGCTTTTGCGTCCAGCGCGCGTCCCGGTCGGTGTGCGCCAGGCGCTTCTTGCTCCAGCCCTCGGGCGCCTCCCCCTTGTTCAGCGCCTCGCGCTCCCGGGCGTTGGCCTGCGTGATCGGCGCCTGCACGATGCTGGCGTCCACGATCTGCCCGCCCCTCGGGATGAAGCCGTGCCGCTGCAACTGCTGGCTCAACGCCTCGAAAATCGCCCGGCCTCCCAGCCCGCCTTCGGCCAGCCGCTGCCGGAAGTTCCACAGCGTGCGTGCGTCCGGAATGTTCAGCGCGCCGTCCAGCCGGCAGAACCGCTGGAAGCTCATCCTGTCGAGCACCTGGTGCTCGCACTGCTCGTCCGACAGGTTGTACAGCCCTTGCAGGAACACCATGCGCACCAGCGCCTCGGTCGGGTACGGCGGGCGTCCGCCCTTGCTGCGGTCTGCACGCGGGCAAGCCTTGTCCACCGCCGCGGCCATCGCTGCGAAGTCGATCAGTTCGTCCATCGCCGCCAGCGTCTGTACGTAGCCCTCCAGCTTGGCCTTGCGCTGCTGCACCACGAACAGGTCGTCCGCGGCCTCCTCAGGAAAGAAGCTCGATGGCTTGGTGCGGGGTGTGATCATGGGGCGGCATCTTGCCGCAGCGCGCGGCTCAGGTGGCGGTCAGGGTCGGTTTCTAGAAGTGCCCCAAGGGGATGTATATCGGCGAGCAGTGGGTGCAGTTAGGCCTGGATTCCGACTTCAGGCCTTGGGCGCGCTGGCTGTAGGTCAATAACACGCTCTAGAACGTGCCGATTGCCTGCGATGTCGCTGCTTGATCCTGGGGGGTGTCCTGGATTTCAGCCGGAATGTCCTCTTCAGTGAGATTCCAGTAGTTTCCGGTTTTTATCGAGTCGGCATCAGGTTTAAAATATGGCTTCGCCAAGGTCAAATGTGGCCGTTCCCAGGCAATATTCTTCCGTGTGACTTTCGCTGGAACTCCGGTAGCGATGCAGTTGTTCGGAATTTTCCGTTTGACAATACTTCCGAGGCCGATCACGCTACCATTTCCAATCGTTGTTCCACCTAATACCTTTGCGAAGGCGCCAATCCATACGTGATTCCCGATAGAAATTGGGCGAGGCAAATTTATGCGCTTTTTTGTGGTGACATCAAAAATGGGGTGTGCATCATCTGCTCTGATTTCAACCTGGGATGCAATCATGACGTCAGATCCGATTTTCACCTCAGTAAATTCTGCTGATGAAATATAGCACTCGCTAGTGCATGTCACCCCATCGCCTATAATCACCTTGCATGATTGACCAATCCGTATGGTTCCCTTGAAATGGCCTTTTCCTATCTCGCAGTAACCATCGTCGCAGTCAAATGAAATAACAAGTTTCGATATTTCTGCGTCGCCATGAATTATAAGTCTGTTGTTCTTCCCTTTGAAATTTATATTCACCGGGGGGGTTGAAGTTGCGTTGTATTGGATGGTGTTGTTATCTTCGTCTGAATACGGTGCTAGTTTGGTTATTTGCATCAAAATTAATCTCCCTGCTTGTTGTTGGATTTGAGGGTGGATAGGTCGGCCGAATCGATCGTCATTAGTGACAATTCAATGAGCGGCCACAACATGGTCTGGTGATAGGTGGTCAATATAAATATTTTCAAGAAGTTTCTTCCTGATAATGGACTGTCGAATCAGAGTCGGCCCGCTCCTTGCATTTCTGATATAGGTCAAGTGCCTTGTCCAGGGTATCTACCGGACACGAACTGCTGTATCTAACGGCTATCAGACGAAGGGCATCCGCCGCAGCGCCCCAATCGCTGGATGCGATCGCGAGGTCCGCGAGCAATTGCCACTCAGCCTGAGACACAGGTGCTCTCATCAAGCGAGACCCTAGTGTGGTATAGCCCAGAGCGTGTTTTTCTTGCCGATAGAGTGCGCCTGCTATTGCGTACAGCATTGAGCTGTCGCGACTGGCGTGCGTAGTCCAGAGTTCCACGGTCTCGCCCAAGTTCAGGTGGTTTTGGGCTGCGTGGGTCTCGTAAAGTTTCAAGGCCCGTTCTATGACGGCCACGGACTTGTTGTCCTTGTAGTCGAAGACCATGTCGAGCAGCAGATCAGCAGCACGCTTCCAGTCGCCGGTACCGACTGCAAGGTCGGCTGCCAATTGATACTCGTTCCTGGAGCTAGGCAGTCGGACACCCGCGCGCGTGAGCAGCACTGACGCTTCGTGCAGCCATCCCTGGTGCTTGAGCGCCTCTGCCGCCGCGAACGGTGCATCGGGATCATTCGTCAGCCGTGCGGTCCACAACTCGGCCGCTAACCCCCACTGCTTCTGAGCGGATGCGGATGCGGCTTGTATGGCCAGAATCATGTCTGGTGTTTGGAGGTGATGTTCTTCCGCTTTCCGTACTGCAATCTTGGCGCTCTTCATGCAGCGTTCATAGTCCTTTTTACCGAACCAGACAGGCGCCTGAGACTCGACAATTTCAAGGTATCTGGAAACCTCTTCCATTGTCAGCAAAATCTCCATTTCCATGAGTCGACGGTATCTGCGGGCCGCGAGGTCAAGGTCTCCAAGTTGGTAAGCCGTGGCTGCGAGAGAACGTAGCATCCGGGCGCTTGCATTTTCCTCCGCTTCGCCCCTTGGCTCATCCAGTGCTTCGATGGCGGCAACGACTCGTGCACAGTTATCGTTATCCTGAAACGTGAAGAAGTTCTGGATGCGTGGGCCGTAGGCTTCGTGCCATGAACCATTGTTCTCCAGTATTTCGTCTACTGCCGCAATGACTTCAGTGTGCGCAGTAACGACGGGCCCAAAACCGTCCTGACGATAGTCGAAATAGCCCCGTGTATAGCTGCTCTGCTGATCAAAAAATTCCTTCTCGTCGAACTGGTAGTAGACGACCGGTCGATTAATCATCGCCACTTCGAATGCGACAGAGGAATAATCGGTGATCAGCATGGTGGCTGAAGCAAAAAGCTCTTGGATGGAAGTGCCAGCGTGTGAGCAGACGTGAATGTGCTCCGGGATCTGCAGTTGCTCTAGGATTGCCTGCATGTTTGCATGTGGGAAGAAGACGATCCGTTTCCCCGCTTGCTCGGCCATGCGCTTGAGATCCGGGTCATTCAGCAGGCCAACCCATGCTGTCGCATAGGTTGACTCGGCGGCATTGTCGACCAAGACTCTTTTCGCGCTGGTGCCGGTAGGTGCAGCCATCAGTGCACTGCGCCACGTCGGCATTATCAGAATATCGTTTGGTTCACACGCATCGGCGAGAGATTTCAGGCGATCATGCCTGGGCATTCCTGTCAGCACTGTTTCCTTTGAGCCGACGTTGTAGGCTCCTGCATTTCCTCCGATCGATTGATGCTCTCGCCCGGCGGATGTCACGAAACAATGGATTTTCTTCTTGTTTAGCCACCCAGAAAGGTCATCTTTAATTACTCCGTGCTGGAGGAAGACAAAGTGCTGATTGACAGGCGTCGATTTGCCTAGCAGGTCCACGACGTAAGCGTCTGCGTGCGAGCTGATGATCTTGCTGGCACATGTTGCAGCGGACCGGTGCTCGACTGAGCCATAGGCCAGTAGCTTGAAACCGTCTCGGGAGAGGCGATCCCAGTCGAACGAGTTTTCGTCCAGAACGAAGAATATGTTCTTCGACGGATCGGTTCGAGCGATATGCCGATAGAGATGCTCCGCGTTGTCGTCTGCATGGGTATCACGATCCATGAGCAGCCAACAGTTTTCATACCTCGGCACAGACCGCCGACGGGGTGTGCGGCTGGAGAAATGCTTGCGGATATCTCCTACTGGCAGCGTGTCTTGATGGAGTTTCCCACCAAGCGACAGTCTGGCGCTCTTGCCGTTGATCTTGACGGCAAGCTTGCCGGTTCCTCCAACCAGCGGTAACCAGCATCGCCAGCAATGCAGGAAATCTTCGTCCAACATCTTGTGTTCGACGACCTTGAGGTGGTCGGGGATGATGTCGACTCCGTCACGCTGATAGCTCAGGATAGGCGCTTTGGTGCCTGTGTAGATGGTGATCAATACCTGCTGCTTGACTTCATCCATTTCCTCGATGTATGCGATCTGGAACGGTGGTGGAGTGCCTTTCAGTGATTCCAGTATCGCGAGCTTGTGCATGAACCAGCACCCTGCCAGTTCAAACTGCATGACCGTCTCGACGCCGATGTGGGCACAGACCTCACGCAACAGATCCATTCCGCGAGTACGCTGCTCCTGCGTCAGGAAGGCATGTGCCTGTGGACGGTCCATGAGTTGTCTGACGATCCACACGATGTCATACAGCACCGTGCGCTGGATATGCACTGGAATCTTCTCATGGCTGTCAAAGGCGGCAAATGCACCCAGATAGCCGTGCTCCAGCACCGCGCCCAGACGTCCCGGGTGTTGCCATGACGTGTCGAGAGTCGAGGTTCCGTCTTCGCGCTTCCGGTAATAGTAAATCGCGTCCTTGACGAAGCCCACCGACCCGGACGGGCATGCTGCGAGGTACTGTGCAATGAACAGTCCGTCTTCGAAGTTGGGCTTGACTCTGGAGTCGAATGCGAGTTCGTTGTCCAGGATGGTTGATCGATGGAAAATGGCTGTAGCCGCTGACAACTGGATGTTGGTTCCCATGTCCGCGATGGGGAATACCTTGTTGCCATTGATGAACTTGTACCGCAGAGGATGGTCGTCCTTGAACTTGTCGGTTTTCTCCATGTAGAAGATCTGATGGCATCCGATCATCCTGAGATCTGAACTCTTGTTCTTGTCGATGAAGGTGGAGAGGCCTAGAAAATAGTCTTGATTGACAAAGTCATCCGGATCTATGAAGGTAACCCATTTGTGCGATGCGTGTCGGATTCCGAGGTTTCTGGCGGAAGCTTGGCCGCCGTTTTCCTTGTGGAGATAGACAATATTTTCCGGGTAACGCTGCTGCCATTTTTTTATTATTTCTGCAGAGTTGTCGATCGATCCGTCGTCCACTAGAACCAGTTGCAGATGATCCTTGAAATCCAGGCGCTGGTTGATCAGACTCTCGAAGTATTTGTCAAGATATCGACCGACGTTGTAGACGGCCGATACCACGGAGAATTTGTGATTTCCAGTGATCTTGTTGACCACCGGCGCCTTTTTGGCTTGGCGCTTGATCAGCATGTCCTTGATGAAAAGGCGCGGAGACCGGATGAATTTGCGAAGCTTCTTGTTCATGGTGCGTCCTTCAATTGATCAACTGCCGAGCTGAAATAGGTTCCGAGAAAATCTGAAAGGCGGGCGTCATAGCCGTCAACGGTATTTCCCGTGGATTGGAAATCGTTCAGGCATATCGAATGCGGGGCTGACCCACCGTGTTGCCGACGAAGCAGAGTGGCGTACCGTGAGGGCGCCGCGGGTGACCTGACATTGAAGTAATGGCAGATGTCGGTTCGGGGTGCGGACATGCCCAGAAAGTAGGCTGACCACGGGGCCATGAAAGTTGCCATGTTCAGATCGTTGCGACCACGGGTCCGGTTCCCGAGAAATGCTTCGATCTTGGGGCGGGCCACAGGATCGGCCCACAGGCGCTCGAGTACGCTGCGCCGCAGCGGAACATAGGTGTGAACCAGCGGTGAATCCACTTCGCCGCCGTGGAGTTCCTGCAGTAGTCGGCGAGCGTTGCGGGAGGCTGCGAGTGTCGGGGTTTCCTTGCCCGCCGACTGCATGGCTGACAGCGATTTTTTCGAGATGAAGATCGACGCCAGACCGTTCGACTGGAAAAAGTGGGCGGCTGGCAGGGGGCGGGCCGGCAGCACGTCATCATTGAAATAGATGAAATGTTCGCCGAGGTCTGGTACCCGATGCAGGTGGGCTTCGATGACGTGCGAATTGAAGGTCGGCAGGTACTGCCCGTCAATGATCTGGCGGTGGTCAACAATACGGATGCGATCACCGCAGAGCCTGCATTCTTTCAGCCAGGCCGGCGTCTGGTTGTCGGTAACGATGTGGATGCGACGCACCCACGGCATATTTTCCAGAACGCTGGCGACCGAGAAATACAGCTCGTCGTGGGACCGAAAGCGGGCTTCATCTCGTCCGCCAGCGACGGAGGCTGCGTGGTCAGGTCGGTGGGCCGCATACCGTTCACGCCAGCTCGGATCTGCGCCGTCTACCCAGGTGTAGACCACATCAATTGGAAACCGTGAAGGCAGTCCCTTGTCCGGATCCAGATCCTGCGCGATGAGCGCCACTTCGCCATCTTCCGCGCAACCCAATTCGTTCAGGATTTGCGGATAGCGTTTGTTCAAGTGGTCGCGCAGGAATATCCCTGGAGAGCGCATGAATTTCTTGAGTTTGCGCATGGCGAGTTCTTGACGTCAGAGGCCGAGGGCCACTCTGGCCACCACCGCGATCTGATAAAGAATCTGCGTGATCCCGCGTGTGACCTCGATGTTCTTGGCGCCCGCGGCGGGCAGCACCATCAGCTCTTCACCGGGCAGGGGCACGGCATCCAGCCGCGTCTCCACCACCGTGCCATTGCGTGCCATGCGCAGGACGCGCGAGGTGTCCGCGTTCTGCGTGTAGCCCCCGGCCAGGCCGATGTAGCTGGCCACGGTGCGTTGCGGGTCGTGCTGGATCGCCAGCGGAAACAGCACCTCGCCATGGACCGTGACCTGCGACGAGCGCTCGGGCAGGACCAGCGTGTCACCGTCTTCCAGCAAGGTCTGGGCGGCGCTGTCCAGGCTGGGCAGCACCAGCTGGCCCTTCGGCTCGACGTTGCGGGCGCGCGAGGTGAACTTCATGACCAGCTCGGCTTCGCGGGCGCGCAAGGCCGCTTCCTCGCTGGTGGCGGAGCGTGCCGTGAGCACCTGGGTTTCGAGCTTGTCCAGCGACAACGTGATCATGTCCCGCTGCCGCGCCGCGATGGATTTCCGGAACACCTGCAGCGCCTCCAGCTGCGCCTGCGGTGCCGGGCGCAGCAGGGCCATTGCATCAGACAGCTTCGCACCATAGGGCAGCACCACCGAGCGTTCCCCGCGGTGGGCGCCTTCGATGCGGACCAGGATCGTGCCGGGGACCTTGTCCGACATCAGCGTCACCTCGTCGCCATTGCCGATCCGCACGGTCGCGGCCTCGGCGATGGGGTGGTGCTCGCTGCGCCGTTCGGGGCCGACCTGGCGGACGATGGAGAGATGGGTGGCGGTGGCCTTGGCTTGTGCCATCGCCAGGATCTGGCTCGCCGGAATGTCCGCCCCCCGGAACTCGAAGATGCCGGCGTTCGCGACGTCACCACCGACCCGCACGCTGGATTGACGCGGCGCCACGAAGATGGTGTCGCCATCGTGGAGCTGGAGCGCCTCCATGCGGCCTTCGAGCAGGAAGCGGTAGAGGTCGATGCGGGCGTGCGACCGGCCATGGCGCAGCACGTCCACGGCCAGGTAGCTGCCCCGTTCCGCATCGATGCCGCCGGCCTGATCGAGGTAGTGCAGCACCGAGTCCGAGGACAGGCCGTTGTAGAGCCCGGGCTGCCGCACGAAGCCGGTCACGTAGACCTTCACCGGCTGCGCGGCTTCCAGCGTCGCGTAGCTGTAGACGCTGGCGCGGTAGACCCGCTTGACGCTGTTCTGGATCAGCGCGCCCAGCTCGCCGTTGCGCACACCCTGGACACGCACGGGGCCGAGGCTCGGCAGAAAGATGTTGCCCTGGGCGTCGACTGTCTGCGTGGTGTCCAGCGTGAAGGTGCCCCACAGGCGGACCTGCACCTTGTCGCCTGGGGCGATCTGGTACTCCGGATTGAAGCCGGAAAACGACTGCCCGGCGAAACGCCCATTGAACATCTGCGCACCGAACACCGGCACGGGCGGGTTGGTCGGGAGCGGCGCGGGTTCTGCGGCCAGCACGACCGACCCCGTCCACAGACCCGCGCAGACCACCGTGGCCTGGACCCGCTGGCGCCAGGTGTGTGGCTGGTTGCGCGTGTGTGCGCTTGCGTTGGAGAGAGCTGTGTGCTGGGTCATGGTCAATCGCGGTGTTCCTGGACCGTGGCCCGCGCGAGCTGCACCGTCGCGAAGACGATCAGGCAGGCCATCAGCAGCGTGGCCAGGTCATAGAGGCGACGCGGGAACTCGGCCATCTCCGGATGGGTCGGGGGTTCGATCACCACCAGGCTCTTGAGCTTGCGGCTGGATTCGATGCGGGTGGCCTCGACCGACGCGAGTGCGCTCTTGTAGGCACTTTCCGCGAGCGTGACCTGGGTCTTCAGGCCGTGGAATTCGATGGCGAGCTTGCTGAGCGTGCCGTTCGTGTTCGGCCTGGTGGTCGTGGCGCTGCTGGTTTCTCGGCCGATCTGCTGTCTGGTGGCCGCCAGTTCCGCCTTCAGGGTGACGATGTCGGCGGCGTCGTCGTTCAGGAAGGCCTGCTTGGTGTTGAGTTCGGCTTCCAGTCGGGTCAGGCGGCTGCGCAGTTCGGTGGCTCGCGCGCCTGTGGCCTGGGCATCCGCCAGCGGATCCAGCATCTGGTGGCGGGCCTGGAACGCGATCAGCGCTTGCTGCCCGAGCGCGAGTTGTCCCGCTGCGCGGGAGAGTTCTTCCTTGGCAAAGCCAAGTTGTTCGTTGGCGATGCGCTGCGAGATGTGGTTGATGAAGGCTTCGGATTCTGCGAGCAATGCCTTGTTCACCTGCTGGGCAAAGGTCGGGTCGAAGCCCTGGACCCGGAGCGTCAGCAGCCCGCTGGTCTCGTCCAGCGACACCTCGACCCGCTGGCGCCAATAGTCCAGCATCTCTTCCTGACCCGTGCCGGAGCCCAGGCGCATCAGCACGTCCGTGTGCGCGGATTCGAAGTGCGCCCGGAGTTGCAGTCGGGCATCGAGCTTGTGCATCAGGCCGAGCGAGTGCAGATATTCGCGCAGGTAGCGCGTATCTTCGATGGAGGCACCTGCCGTGCCGGACAGCAGCATCGACAGACCGCCCAGCGATGGCGTGTCGTGGCCAGCGCTGCGCACGGTGAGCACCGCCGTGCTGACAAAGCGGTCGCGCGCCATCAGCGTGAAATACAGGGCAGCGACCAGCATCGGCATGGCGATGAGCAGAACGGCCAGCCGGTGGCGTGCGAGGTGTCGCTTCATGCGGGGCAGGCCTCCGGGTGGCGTGCGCGGACCTGGGGTGCGGAGGCCATTTGCTGGTAGGCGGCGATGCCCTCCTGCACGTCCTCGTAGAACACTGGCGACTGGCCCGGGCGCAGCAGCACCACCGCGTTGCACAGCCGGGTGATCTCGCCCATGTTGTGGCTGGTGTAGACCACCTGGGCGCGCTCCAGTCGTTCGCGCAGCAGGTCCTGGCTTTTCTTGCGGAAGGCGGCGTCCCCGACCGCAGTCACCTCGTCGATGAGGTACAAGTCGAAGTCGAAGGCCATGGCCACGCCGAAGGTCAGCCGCGAGCGCATGCCCGACGAGTAGCTTTTCACTGGCAGATCGAAGGCGTCGCCGATCTCGGCGAACGCCTGCACGAACGCCACCTTTTCGCGCATTTCCTCGGCCGATGCCGCATGGATGCGGCAGACGAAGCGCACGTTGTCGCGCCCTGTCAGCGAGCCCTGGAAACCGCCCGCCAGCCCGATCGGCCACGACACCCGCCGATCCGTGACGATGCGACCCTGGTCCAGGTGCTCCAGGCCGCCCATCAGGCGCATCAGCGTGGACTTGCCGGCGCCGTTCGGGCCGATCAGACCGGCGTTGCAGCCCGTGGGGATCGACAGATTGAACTGGCGAAAGATGTAGCGCCGGCCGAGGCGGCTCGGGTAGCTCTTGGTGATGTCGATCAGGTCCAGCATGTCCGTTCAGCCCATCTGCAGTCGGTCACGCCG is a window from the Sphaerotilus montanus genome containing:
- a CDS encoding IS5 family transposase; the protein is MITPRTKPSSFFPEEAADDLFVVQQRKAKLEGYVQTLAAMDELIDFAAMAAAVDKACPRADRSKGGRPPYPTEALVRMVFLQGLYNLSDEQCEHQVLDRMSFQRFCRLDGALNIPDARTLWNFRQRLAEGGLGGRAIFEALSQQLQRHGFIPRGGQIVDASIVQAPITQANAREREALNKGEAPEGWSKKRLAHTDRDARWTQKHGKSYYGYKLHGNVDARYKLIRQMKITAANADDGQQLPDVLQVANTRKRLLADRGYDSAANRQTLQQHGLADGIARRAKPGQTAKVRLKQRNKTINRTRARVEHVFAALSQQGGKCVRAMTLARNALAITLQCAAYNARRLVWLVKSAGASAQPA
- a CDS encoding acyltransferase, yielding MQITKLAPYSDEDNNTIQYNATSTPPVNINFKGKNNRLIIHGDAEISKLVISFDCDDGYCEIGKGHFKGTIRIGQSCKVIIGDGVTCTSECYISSAEFTEVKIGSDVMIASQVEIRADDAHPIFDVTTKKRINLPRPISIGNHVWIGAFAKVLGGTTIGNGSVIGLGSIVKRKIPNNCIATGVPAKVTRKNIAWERPHLTLAKPYFKPDADSIKTGNYWNLTEEDIPAEIQDTPQDQAATSQAIGTF
- a CDS encoding CDP-glycerol glycerophosphotransferase family protein is translated as MNKKLRKFIRSPRLFIKDMLIKRQAKKAPVVNKITGNHKFSVVSAVYNVGRYLDKYFESLINQRLDFKDHLQLVLVDDGSIDNSAEIIKKWQQRYPENIVYLHKENGGQASARNLGIRHASHKWVTFIDPDDFVNQDYFLGLSTFIDKNKSSDLRMIGCHQIFYMEKTDKFKDDHPLRYKFINGNKVFPIADMGTNIQLSAATAIFHRSTILDNELAFDSRVKPNFEDGLFIAQYLAACPSGSVGFVKDAIYYYRKREDGTSTLDTSWQHPGRLGAVLEHGYLGAFAAFDSHEKIPVHIQRTVLYDIVWIVRQLMDRPQAHAFLTQEQRTRGMDLLREVCAHIGVETVMQFELAGCWFMHKLAILESLKGTPPPFQIAYIEEMDEVKQQVLITIYTGTKAPILSYQRDGVDIIPDHLKVVEHKMLDEDFLHCWRCWLPLVGGTGKLAVKINGKSARLSLGGKLHQDTLPVGDIRKHFSSRTPRRRSVPRYENCWLLMDRDTHADDNAEHLYRHIARTDPSKNIFFVLDENSFDWDRLSRDGFKLLAYGSVEHRSAATCASKIISSHADAYVVDLLGKSTPVNQHFVFLQHGVIKDDLSGWLNKKKIHCFVTSAGREHQSIGGNAGAYNVGSKETVLTGMPRHDRLKSLADACEPNDILIMPTWRSALMAAPTGTSAKRVLVDNAAESTYATAWVGLLNDPDLKRMAEQAGKRIVFFPHANMQAILEQLQIPEHIHVCSHAGTSIQELFASATMLITDYSSVAFEVAMINRPVVYYQFDEKEFFDQQSSYTRGYFDYRQDGFGPVVTAHTEVIAAVDEILENNGSWHEAYGPRIQNFFTFQDNDNCARVVAAIEALDEPRGEAEENASARMLRSLAATAYQLGDLDLAARRYRRLMEMEILLTMEEVSRYLEIVESQAPVWFGKKDYERCMKSAKIAVRKAEEHHLQTPDMILAIQAASASAQKQWGLAAELWTARLTNDPDAPFAAAEALKHQGWLHEASVLLTRAGVRLPSSRNEYQLAADLAVGTGDWKRAADLLLDMVFDYKDNKSVAVIERALKLYETHAAQNHLNLGETVELWTTHASRDSSMLYAIAGALYRQEKHALGYTTLGSRLMRAPVSQAEWQLLADLAIASSDWGAAADALRLIAVRYSSSCPVDTLDKALDLYQKCKERADSDSTVHYQEETS
- a CDS encoding stealth family protein; protein product: MRKLKKFMRSPGIFLRDHLNKRYPQILNELGCAEDGEVALIAQDLDPDKGLPSRFPIDVVYTWVDGADPSWRERYAAHRPDHAASVAGGRDEARFRSHDELYFSVASVLENMPWVRRIHIVTDNQTPAWLKECRLCGDRIRIVDHRQIIDGQYLPTFNSHVIEAHLHRVPDLGEHFIYFNDDVLPARPLPAAHFFQSNGLASIFISKKSLSAMQSAGKETPTLAASRNARRLLQELHGGEVDSPLVHTYVPLRRSVLERLWADPVARPKIEAFLGNRTRGRNDLNMATFMAPWSAYFLGMSAPRTDICHYFNVRSPAAPSRYATLLRRQHGGSAPHSICLNDFQSTGNTVDGYDARLSDFLGTYFSSAVDQLKDAP
- a CDS encoding polysaccharide biosynthesis/export family protein, whose amino-acid sequence is MTQHTALSNASAHTRNQPHTWRQRVQATVVCAGLWTGSVVLAAEPAPLPTNPPVPVFGAQMFNGRFAGQSFSGFNPEYQIAPGDKVQVRLWGTFTLDTTQTVDAQGNIFLPSLGPVRVQGVRNGELGALIQNSVKRVYRASVYSYATLEAAQPVKVYVTGFVRQPGLYNGLSSDSVLHYLDQAGGIDAERGSYLAVDVLRHGRSHARIDLYRFLLEGRMEALQLHDGDTIFVAPRQSSVRVGGDVANAGIFEFRGADIPASQILAMAQAKATATHLSIVRQVGPERRSEHHPIAEAATVRIGNGDEVTLMSDKVPGTILVRIEGAHRGERSVVLPYGAKLSDAMALLRPAPQAQLEALQVFRKSIAARQRDMITLSLDKLETQVLTARSATSEEAALRAREAELVMKFTSRARNVEPKGQLVLPSLDSAAQTLLEDGDTLVLPERSSQVTVHGEVLFPLAIQHDPQRTVASYIGLAGGYTQNADTSRVLRMARNGTVVETRLDAVPLPGEELMVLPAAGAKNIEVTRGITQILYQIAVVARVALGL
- a CDS encoding capsular biosynthesis protein, with translation MKRHLARHRLAVLLIAMPMLVAALYFTLMARDRFVSTAVLTVRSAGHDTPSLGGLSMLLSGTAGASIEDTRYLREYLHSLGLMHKLDARLQLRAHFESAHTDVLMRLGSGTGQEEMLDYWRQRVEVSLDETSGLLTLRVQGFDPTFAQQVNKALLAESEAFINHISQRIANEQLGFAKEELSRAAGQLALGQQALIAFQARHQMLDPLADAQATGARATELRSRLTRLEAELNTKQAFLNDDAADIVTLKAELAATRQQIGRETSSATTTRPNTNGTLSKLAIEFHGLKTQVTLAESAYKSALASVEATRIESSRKLKSLVVIEPPTHPEMAEFPRRLYDLATLLMACLIVFATVQLARATVQEHRD
- a CDS encoding ABC transporter ATP-binding protein; this encodes MLDLIDITKSYPSRLGRRYIFRQFNLSIPTGCNAGLIGPNGAGKSTLMRLMGGLEHLDQGRIVTDRRVSWPIGLAGGFQGSLTGRDNVRFVCRIHAASAEEMREKVAFVQAFAEIGDAFDLPVKSYSSGMRSRLTFGVAMAFDFDLYLIDEVTAVGDAAFRKKSQDLLRERLERAQVVYTSHNMGEITRLCNAVVLLRPGQSPVFYEDVQEGIAAYQQMASAPQVRARHPEACPA